The proteins below come from a single Rhizobium tropici CIAT 899 genomic window:
- a CDS encoding GNAT family N-acetyltransferase: protein MSVSLRSATSDDLPHITAIYRDSVLNGTASYEITPPNQEEMTVRFEAIRDKGYPYLVAEDETGAFLGYAYASSFRTRPAYRWMVEDSIYLAPEARGRGIGRLLLDALVESCQTLGFRQMIAVIGGAHPASVAVHRAAGFTETGLLKGTGYKHGRWLDTMLMQKALGHGAETDPDPSVYPGTLFGG, encoded by the coding sequence ATGTCCGTCAGCCTCCGCAGTGCAACCTCAGACGACCTTCCCCATATCACCGCCATCTACAGAGATTCCGTCCTGAACGGCACGGCAAGCTACGAAATCACGCCACCGAACCAGGAAGAAATGACGGTCAGGTTCGAGGCGATCCGTGACAAGGGTTATCCCTATCTCGTCGCCGAAGACGAGACCGGCGCATTCCTCGGCTATGCTTATGCCTCATCCTTCCGCACGCGGCCGGCCTATCGCTGGATGGTGGAGGACTCGATCTATCTGGCGCCGGAGGCTCGAGGGCGCGGCATCGGCCGGTTGCTGCTCGATGCGCTCGTCGAAAGCTGCCAGACGCTTGGCTTCCGCCAGATGATCGCCGTCATCGGCGGCGCCCATCCCGCCTCCGTCGCCGTACACCGCGCCGCAGGCTTCACCGAAACCGGCCTGTTGAAAGGCACCGGCTACAAGCATGGCCGGTGGCTGGATACGATGCTGATGCAGAAGGCGCTCGGACACGGCGCGGAAACCGATCCGGATCCTTCGGTTTATCCGGGGACATTGTTTGGGGGATAG